A genomic window from Candidatus Bathyarchaeota archaeon includes:
- the cobA gene encoding uroporphyrinogen-III C-methyltransferase: MARGKVFLVGAGPGDPKLVTLKAVEALRDAEIVVYDRLVSELILDFAPKSVQKIYVGKSPEKHELSQQEINQLLVDLAQKGKIVVRLKGGDPFVFGRGGEEAEALADRNLEFEVIPGVTSAVAVAAYAGIPITHRDYASSFAVVTGHQAVDPQKTINWRKLAGSVDTIIVLMGVASLQSTTNSLIAGGLNPNLPVAIVEWGTTKNQRCLIGTLGTIVELAQEKGVKPPAVVIIGEVVRLGSKLSWFKTTLV; the protein is encoded by the coding sequence ATGGCACGTGGTAAGGTGTTTTTGGTTGGCGCCGGTCCTGGTGACCCCAAACTTGTAACTTTGAAGGCTGTTGAGGCATTACGCGACGCTGAAATTGTGGTCTATGACCGCTTAGTTTCTGAATTGATTCTTGATTTTGCTCCAAAAAGTGTTCAAAAAATCTATGTGGGAAAAAGTCCAGAGAAACATGAGCTTTCTCAACAAGAAATTAATCAGTTATTAGTTGATTTAGCCCAGAAAGGCAAAATTGTTGTTCGCCTTAAAGGTGGTGACCCCTTCGTTTTTGGTCGAGGAGGAGAAGAAGCAGAAGCCCTTGCTGACCGCAACTTAGAGTTTGAAGTTATTCCAGGTGTTACTTCAGCAGTTGCTGTTGCAGCTTATGCAGGAATTCCAATTACTCATCGAGATTATGCTTCGTCTTTTGCTGTTGTTACTGGTCATCAGGCTGTCGACCCCCAAAAAACCATTAATTGGCGAAAACTTGCAGGTTCTGTAGATACTATTATTGTTTTGATGGGTGTTGCCTCGTTACAATCAACTACAAACTCTTTGATAGCAGGCGGTTTAAATCCAAATTTGCCTGTGGCTATAGTTGAATGGGGTACTACAAAAAACCAACGATGTTTGATTGGAACTTTAGGTACCATTGTAGAACTAGCTCAGGAGAAGGGTGTGAAACCTCCTGCGGTTGTTATTATTGGAGAAGTTGTACGGTTAGGAAGTAAGCTCTCATGGTTCAAGACAACTTTAGTCTGA
- a CDS encoding uroporphyrinogen-III synthase: MVQDNFSLKGRTVAITRPVDQAEETGKLITRYGGVPYFIPSIEIKETCDVESVKHFVAELESNKIDYVLFMSVNGIRYLNSCVDRLGLKTQLLESIKKVVVLAVGPKTAQELSYYDVSVNLIPTKYSSEGIVECLKHYEIKNKTVYIPRTKDATPDLAKNLRNLGALVHELYVYESLLPINHDLMQKFVKDLQAGSVNAIIFGSSLSAKNLFKMLSYTISQEQLQNLLNNNLTIVAIGPFTADSLTKLGLRVDVMPKKYLFNETLKALAEHWSTQKQKQI; encoded by the coding sequence ATGGTTCAAGACAACTTTAGTCTGAAAGGGCGAACCGTTGCCATTACTAGACCCGTGGACCAAGCAGAAGAAACAGGGAAACTTATTACCCGCTACGGAGGGGTTCCATACTTTATTCCTTCTATTGAGATAAAAGAAACCTGTGATGTTGAATCTGTGAAACATTTTGTTGCTGAATTAGAATCTAACAAAATTGATTACGTTTTGTTCATGAGCGTGAATGGAATCCGTTACTTGAATAGTTGTGTCGACCGTTTGGGTCTGAAAACACAACTTTTGGAGAGCATAAAAAAAGTTGTAGTGTTGGCTGTAGGTCCAAAAACCGCCCAAGAACTCAGTTATTACGACGTGTCTGTGAATTTAATTCCTACAAAATACAGTTCAGAAGGAATAGTTGAATGCCTAAAGCATTATGAAATAAAAAACAAAACTGTCTACATTCCACGGACTAAAGATGCCACACCCGATTTGGCTAAAAATCTCAGGAACTTGGGGGCTCTTGTTCATGAGTTGTATGTGTATGAGTCTTTACTTCCAATTAATCATGATTTAATGCAAAAATTTGTTAAAGATTTGCAAGCTGGATCTGTTAATGCAATAATTTTTGGCAGTTCCCTTAGTGCAAAAAACTTGTTTAAAATGTTAAGCTACACTATTTCTCAAGAACAGTTGCAAAACTTGTTAAACAATAACTTAACAATTGTAGCCATCGGTCCATTTACTGCTGATTCGCTGACAAAATTAGGTTTAAGAGTCGACGTGATGCCTAAAAAATATCTGTTTAATGAAACTTTGAAAGCTTTAGCTGAACATTGGAGCACCCAAAAACAAAAACAAATTTGA
- a CDS encoding 30S ribosomal protein S30e: MPSHGSLSKAGKVRSITPKIEGREVHSKGPRVTNSNIFHKRVELDRGVGQYKPGQRKRRRRR, from the coding sequence ATGCCATCACACGGTTCGTTATCTAAAGCAGGGAAAGTAAGATCGATAACCCCAAAAATCGAAGGGCGAGAAGTACATTCAAAGGGTCCAAGGGTCACTAATAGTAATATTTTTCATAAACGAGTGGAACTTGACCGCGGCGTAGGTCAATACAAACCAGGTCAACGAAAACGCAGACGACGCAGATAA
- the tfb gene encoding transcription initiation factor IIB (stabilizes TBP binding to an archaeal box-A promoter; responsible for recruiting RNA polymerase II to the pre-initiation complex): MSSGCAEKCNECGASLLVRDPETGEVVCATCGVVVSTQVTDLGPEWRAYTPQETKDKRRVGAPQTLSLHDKGLSTNIDWRDISGFAPEKRAQLQRIRQWQQRSRVSSSSERNLTIALSEINRISDKLGLPKNIVETSSVVYRKAVNEKLIRGRSIRGMAIASTYLACRQNKLIRTISTMSEVTGIPTKEIAANYRYLVRQLKIFVPIVMPNQHITKLSNNLELDGITEGIAHQIHLGAKKQKLTAGRGAKSIAAAACYIAARIVGNYRTQREVADAAELTEVTIRNRYKEMMNQLTIVVNL; this comes from the coding sequence ATGAGTTCAGGTTGCGCTGAAAAATGTAACGAGTGTGGCGCGTCATTGCTTGTTCGTGATCCAGAAACAGGTGAAGTTGTTTGTGCAACATGCGGAGTGGTAGTATCCACACAAGTAACAGACTTAGGACCAGAATGGCGAGCTTACACGCCCCAAGAAACCAAAGATAAAAGACGAGTCGGAGCGCCCCAAACTTTATCACTTCATGATAAAGGACTTAGCACAAACATTGACTGGCGTGACATAAGCGGTTTTGCCCCAGAAAAAAGAGCCCAACTGCAACGTATTCGACAATGGCAACAAAGAAGCCGTGTTTCCAGCTCTTCAGAAAGAAACCTTACCATTGCATTGTCAGAAATCAACAGAATATCAGACAAACTGGGTCTGCCAAAGAACATCGTGGAAACTTCTTCAGTTGTTTACAGAAAAGCAGTCAACGAAAAACTAATTCGGGGACGATCAATTCGGGGAATGGCCATAGCATCAACATATTTGGCGTGCAGACAAAACAAACTTATCCGAACCATTTCAACAATGTCGGAAGTCACAGGAATACCCACAAAAGAAATTGCAGCTAACTACAGATATTTAGTAAGGCAACTGAAAATTTTTGTGCCCATAGTAATGCCAAACCAGCACATCACCAAGTTATCTAACAATCTGGAACTAGACGGAATAACAGAAGGCATAGCTCATCAAATTCATTTAGGAGCAAAAAAACAAAAACTAACTGCAGGAAGAGGCGCAAAAAGTATCGCAGCAGCAGCCTGCTACATAGCTGCCAGAATAGTTGGAAATTACAGGACCCAAAGGGAAGTTGCAGACGCCGCTGAATTAACAGAGGTCACTATCAGAAACAGGTACAAAGAAATGATGAACCAACTAACAATAGTCGTTAACCTCTAA
- a CDS encoding site-specific DNA-methyltransferase encodes MVGVALVRCEKNQVYLLDCLEGMQRFVEDGEVDVIVTSPPYNLGIRYNSYDDSCSREEYLTWMESFAKECKRVLSDSGSFFLNIGYKSKDPWVAWEVAFRFRKHFVLQNVIHWIKSIALPKDDTGNYPNILGDIAVGHFKPVNSTRFVNRCHEYIFQFTKNGNVEVDKLSVGVPYQDKTNIGRWKNATTDLRDRGDTWFIPYETIWSRKKQRPHPSSFPPKLPMMCIKLHGLEKTKLVLDPFIGIGNTAIACLRLGVDFIGFEMDKKYAKISKQQIINELSEQRKAADK; translated from the coding sequence ATGGTTGGCGTGGCTTTGGTGCGTTGCGAAAAGAATCAGGTGTACCTTTTGGATTGTCTGGAAGGAATGCAACGGTTTGTTGAAGATGGTGAAGTAGATGTTATTGTAACTTCTCCACCGTACAATTTGGGCATTAGATACAATTCTTATGATGATTCTTGTTCTCGGGAAGAGTATCTAACTTGGATGGAATCCTTTGCAAAAGAGTGCAAAAGGGTTCTAAGTGATTCAGGATCCTTTTTTTTGAATATTGGTTATAAATCTAAGGATCCTTGGGTGGCATGGGAAGTAGCCTTCAGGTTTCGTAAACACTTTGTATTGCAGAACGTTATTCATTGGATAAAATCCATTGCGTTGCCTAAAGATGATACAGGAAACTACCCAAACATACTTGGTGACATTGCAGTAGGACATTTCAAGCCAGTTAATAGTACCCGTTTCGTGAACAGGTGCCACGAATACATTTTTCAATTTACCAAAAACGGAAACGTGGAAGTAGATAAACTATCAGTTGGAGTTCCCTACCAAGATAAAACAAATATCGGGCGATGGAAAAATGCAACAACAGACCTCCGAGACCGCGGTGACACTTGGTTTATACCTTATGAAACAATTTGGTCCCGAAAAAAACAACGACCTCACCCATCTAGTTTTCCGCCTAAACTGCCCATGATGTGCATCAAACTTCATGGACTGGAAAAAACCAAACTAGTTTTAGATCCCTTCATAGGAATCGGCAACACAGCAATTGCCTGTCTAAGGTTAGGCGTTGACTTCATAGGGTTTGAAATGGACAAAAAATATGCAAAAATATCAAAACAACAAATAATCAACGAGTTGTCTGAACAAAGAAAAGCTGCAGATAAATGA
- a CDS encoding CooT family nickel-binding protein: MCELKVVVNGKKVFENAIYAKANDNNVVVKDIMGKSMDFKNHTITEVNIAKEQLTLSPLK; this comes from the coding sequence ATGTGTGAACTCAAAGTTGTTGTAAACGGAAAAAAAGTATTTGAAAACGCAATTTACGCAAAAGCAAACGATAACAACGTGGTAGTCAAGGACATAATGGGAAAATCAATGGATTTCAAAAATCACACAATCACCGAAGTTAACATCGCCAAAGAACAGCTGACGTTATCCCCCCTGAAATAA
- a CDS encoding ATP-binding cassette domain-containing protein: MDIAIKTFDLTKCYEKLVAVDHINFEVKQGEIFGFLGPNGAGKTTTTRMLIGISRPTQGTAEILGYDILKQSVRAKELMGIVPDVSNVYSDLSAWDNLNFTGRLYDVPKGEREQRATELLRLFGLYDRRKETVDNFSKGMKRRLCIAMALINKSSVLFLDEPTTGLDVQSSLIIKNLVKKLNAEGLTVFVTTHNMEEANQMCDRIAIINKGRIVAVDTPELLKSTIKKLQVVELSFGKNKNGIIEDLEKISHTKEVMKHGDKYRLSTENVPKLLSELWNYAISNNLTINTINTLGPSLEDVFVEITGISHEGDQNTCGSKQE, translated from the coding sequence TTGGACATCGCAATCAAGACTTTTGACCTAACGAAGTGTTATGAAAAACTTGTGGCTGTTGATCACATAAATTTTGAAGTTAAACAGGGTGAAATTTTTGGTTTTTTGGGTCCTAACGGTGCAGGAAAAACAACTACGACTCGTATGTTAATTGGCATATCTCGACCAACACAGGGAACTGCAGAAATTTTAGGATACGACATACTCAAACAATCTGTGCGAGCCAAAGAACTTATGGGCATAGTTCCAGACGTGTCTAACGTTTATTCTGATTTGTCTGCTTGGGATAATCTGAATTTCACTGGTCGATTGTATGATGTTCCAAAAGGCGAACGGGAACAAAGAGCCACAGAATTGTTACGTTTGTTTGGGTTATACGATAGACGAAAAGAAACAGTTGATAACTTTTCGAAGGGAATGAAAAGGCGGCTTTGTATAGCTATGGCCTTGATAAATAAATCATCAGTTTTGTTTCTTGATGAACCCACAACGGGATTAGATGTTCAGAGTTCATTGATAATTAAAAATTTGGTTAAAAAATTGAATGCTGAAGGATTAACAGTTTTTGTTACAACTCATAACATGGAAGAAGCAAACCAAATGTGTGACAGGATTGCAATAATTAACAAAGGACGAATAGTAGCTGTAGACACTCCAGAACTGCTAAAATCTACAATAAAAAAATTACAGGTTGTAGAACTTTCATTTGGTAAAAACAAAAACGGCATAATTGAAGACCTTGAAAAAATTTCACACACAAAAGAGGTCATGAAACATGGTGACAAATATCGGTTAAGCACGGAGAACGTGCCAAAGCTATTGTCTGAATTGTGGAACTATGCAATAAGTAACAATTTGACAATTAATACCATAAACACGTTGGGTCCTAGTCTTGAAGATGTGTTTGTGGAAATTACTGGAATATCCCATGAAGGTGACCAGAACACCTGTGGAAGCAAACAAGAATGA
- a CDS encoding ABC transporter permease encodes MKIKYVTKVLRIAWAIGEKDIRIYYLRPGSLIFGILFPLSMFLSYIVGRNVSIAQAIPILVAQTLFFASSSIGPITIPLERRLRTFDRYLSAPISLKTVLLGKTISGFLYGLTISSIPIIAGVVFFQSTITNIIALIAGMILSAFCFAAMGLMFASIPGQNPGQVMMPMNFVRIPLLFISGVFIPISELPSWGQFLSGFSPLTHTIELVKGGLGGENIFGPFLNITGLVLYLAVFLLVGIRFHIINQKKE; translated from the coding sequence ATGAAGATCAAATACGTCACAAAAGTGTTAAGAATTGCATGGGCAATTGGAGAAAAAGACATACGAATCTATTATCTCAGACCGGGTTCTTTGATATTTGGAATACTGTTTCCACTTTCAATGTTCTTGTCTTACATTGTTGGCCGAAACGTATCAATTGCCCAAGCCATTCCCATTCTAGTAGCTCAGACACTGTTTTTCGCTTCTTCATCAATTGGACCAATAACAATACCTCTTGAACGAAGACTGCGCACCTTTGACCGTTACTTATCTGCACCAATATCTCTCAAAACAGTTCTACTGGGAAAAACAATTTCAGGATTCCTTTACGGCCTAACAATTTCTTCAATTCCCATAATAGCAGGGGTAGTGTTTTTCCAATCAACAATTACAAACATTATTGCTTTAATCGCAGGAATGATTCTATCAGCATTTTGCTTCGCAGCAATGGGTCTCATGTTCGCTTCTATACCTGGACAAAATCCTGGACAAGTCATGATGCCAATGAATTTTGTTCGAATCCCGTTACTATTCATAAGCGGAGTGTTCATCCCCATTTCAGAACTACCAAGTTGGGGTCAGTTCCTATCAGGCTTCTCCCCCCTTACACACACTATCGAATTAGTAAAAGGTGGACTAGGAGGAGAAAACATCTTTGGACCATTTTTGAACATCACAGGTTTAGTGTTATACCTAGCCGTTTTCCTGTTAGTAGGAATCCGTTTCCACATAATAAACCAAAAAAAAGAATAA
- a CDS encoding site-specific integrase — MKKDHYAPSTIEVTGRRLRLMAKSIDLDNPEEVTKYLANKQAKNSYIESLANAYYRYAKYNNLEWQQPIIKRSSQPPYVPTTEEITALISDAGKKYSLILNVMKDTGMRPIEIERTKLKWLDLNRGTINVETAKHGNGRTLKLKDHTLAMLKEYVGTSNFGLNDNIFPKVKTMRRVFTTLRTRTADKLKRPEIRKISMYSFRHYFATMLYHKTKDILLVKQQLGHKRIENTLIYTHLVNFQDEEYHARTATTKEEALKLIEAGFEYITEMEGLKLFRKRK; from the coding sequence ATGAAAAAAGACCATTATGCACCATCAACAATTGAAGTAACAGGCAGACGACTAAGACTAATGGCTAAATCAATAGACCTTGACAACCCCGAAGAAGTAACAAAATATCTAGCAAATAAACAAGCAAAAAACAGTTACATCGAAAGTTTGGCAAATGCCTATTATCGATACGCAAAATACAACAACTTAGAGTGGCAACAACCAATAATCAAACGTTCAAGCCAACCGCCATATGTTCCAACAACAGAAGAAATCACAGCTTTGATTTCTGATGCAGGGAAAAAATACAGCCTAATTCTAAACGTTATGAAAGATACTGGAATGCGACCAATAGAAATTGAGCGAACTAAATTAAAATGGCTTGACCTTAATCGAGGAACCATAAATGTGGAAACTGCAAAACATGGAAACGGAAGGACTCTAAAACTAAAAGACCACACACTAGCAATGCTGAAAGAATATGTTGGAACAAGCAACTTTGGTTTAAATGATAACATTTTTCCAAAAGTAAAAACAATGAGGCGCGTATTCACCACATTAAGAACAAGAACCGCAGACAAACTAAAAAGACCTGAAATACGAAAAATTTCAATGTACAGTTTTAGACATTACTTTGCCACAATGCTTTACCATAAAACAAAAGACATACTTTTAGTTAAACAGCAGTTAGGACACAAAAGAATTGAAAACACTCTGATTTATACACACCTTGTAAACTTCCAAGACGAAGAATATCACGCAAGAACAGCAACAACAAAGGAAGAAGCGTTAAAGCTCATTGAAGCAGGATTTGAATATATAACCGAAATGGAAGGACTAAAACTATTCAGAAAACGCAAATAA
- a CDS encoding pentapeptide repeat-containing protein has translation MANKFHRSMLKKGIAIWNDWKEKNSIIPELRGADLRRLDFSNANLSNANLSRANLDGANLSYANLNDANLSGAHLTKTILSHTKFRHANLHRANLSDAESFRADFRGANLSDVNLSDAILGGATLSEANLDGAKLVRTNLHYACLTGANLSKADLNNSDLRETDLRKANLSNANLSRANLDGADLRYATLYNADLSKARIIETKLNGTVLTGCRVFGISAWELKGLEKAKQSDLIITPKGEPEITVDNLEVAQFIYILLHSEKIRGVIDTITSKVVLILGRFKPERKAILDAIRAELRKRNYLPVIFDFPEPSSRRKAETVSTLAHMARFVIADITDARCVPQELDKIVPHLTSVPVQPILLSSSKEYGLFADFTPYPWVLKIYRYGDVDELLKSLVEKVIDPAEAKAKKLQKGRNKN, from the coding sequence GTGGCAAACAAATTTCATCGTAGTATGTTGAAAAAAGGCATCGCTATTTGGAACGATTGGAAAGAAAAAAATTCAATAATCCCAGAACTTCGTGGAGCAGACCTTCGTAGATTAGACTTTAGCAATGCTAACCTTAGCAACGCAAACCTCAGCAGAGCAAACCTTGATGGAGCAAACCTCAGTTATGCAAACCTCAATGACGCAAATCTTAGTGGAGCACACCTTACCAAAACAATCCTTTCACATACAAAATTTCGTCATGCAAACCTTCACAGAGCAAACCTTAGTGATGCAGAAAGTTTTAGAGCAGACTTTCGCGGAGCTAACCTTAGCGACGTAAACCTTAGTGACGCAATACTTGGTGGAGCAACACTTTCCGAAGCAAACCTTGATGGGGCAAAGCTCGTTAGGACAAACCTTCATTATGCATGTCTAACTGGAGCAAACTTAAGCAAAGCAGACCTTAATAATTCAGACCTTCGTGAAACTGACCTTAGGAAAGCGAACCTTAGCAACGCAAACCTCAGCAGAGCAAACCTTGATGGCGCTGACCTTCGTTATGCAACATTATACAATGCAGACTTGAGTAAAGCAAGAATAATTGAAACGAAATTGAATGGAACTGTTCTCACAGGTTGCAGAGTTTTTGGTATTTCTGCTTGGGAACTAAAAGGTTTAGAAAAAGCAAAGCAATCAGACCTTATAATAACCCCTAAAGGTGAGCCTGAAATTACAGTGGATAACCTTGAAGTTGCCCAGTTCATCTACATTCTTCTTCACAGCGAAAAAATCCGCGGAGTTATTGACACTATAACATCCAAAGTTGTGCTTATCCTTGGTCGCTTTAAACCCGAAAGGAAGGCTATATTGGACGCAATCAGAGCCGAGCTTCGGAAGCGAAATTATCTACCAGTAATATTTGATTTTCCTGAACCTAGCAGTCGGCGCAAGGCAGAAACAGTTTCAACGTTAGCTCATATGGCTCGATTCGTCATTGCTGACATTACGGATGCGAGATGTGTACCTCAGGAATTAGACAAAATTGTTCCACATCTTACATCGGTTCCAGTTCAACCAATTCTTTTATCATCTTCCAAGGAATACGGTCTATTTGCCGACTTTACACCTTATCCTTGGGTTCTTAAAATTTATCGGTATGGTGATGTTGATGAACTGCTGAAATCACTTGTCGAAAAAGTCATTGACCCTGCCGAAGCAAAAGCAAAGAAACTTCAAAAGGGTAGAAATAAAAACTGA